One genomic segment of Vulpes vulpes isolate BD-2025 chromosome 2, VulVul3, whole genome shotgun sequence includes these proteins:
- the ALDH4A1 gene encoding delta-1-pyrroline-5-carboxylate dehydrogenase, mitochondrial produces the protein MPLPLPPALRRALLARPWRDPGLWWKHTSSLKVANEPVLAFTQGSPERDALQKALKDLKGRTEAIPCVVGDEEVWTSDVQYQVSPFNHGHKVAKFCYADKALLNRAIEASLAARKEWDLKPVADRAQIFLKAADMLSGPHRAEVLAKTMLGQGKTVIQAEIDAAAELIDFLRFNAKFAVELEGQQPLSVPPSTNSVVYRGLEGFVAAISPFNFTAIGGNLAGAPALMGNVVLWKPSDTAMLASYAVYRIFREAGLPPNIIQFVPADGPTFGDTVTSSEHLCGINFTGSVPTFKHLWKQVAQNLDRFRTFPRLAGECGGKNFHFVHRSADVGSVVSGTLRSAFEYGGQKCSACSRLYVPQSLWPQIKGRLLEEHGRIKVGDPTEDFGTFFSAVIDAKSFGRIKKWLEHARSSPSLTILAGGKCDDSVGYFVEPCIVESKDPQESIMKEEIFGPVLTVYVYPDDKYKETLRLVDSTTSYGLTGAVFAQDKDVVREATTMLRNTAGNFYINDKSTGSVVGQQPFGGARASGTNDKPGGPHYILRWTSPQVIKETHEPLGDWRYSYMQ, from the exons GCTGTGGTGGAAGCACACCTCTTCCCTGAAGGTGGCCAACGAGCCAGTCTTGGCATTCACGCAGGGCAGCCCCGAGCGAGATGCGCTCCAGAAG GCTTTGAAGGACCTCAAGGGCCGGACGGAAGCCATCCCCTGTGTGGTGGGGGATGAGGAGGTGTGGACCTCGGACGTGCAGTACCAGGTGTCG CCCTTCAACCATGGACACAAGGTGGCCAAGTTCTGCTATGCGGACAAG GCCCTACTCAACAGAGCCATCGAGGCCTCTTTGGCCGCCAGGAAAGAGTGGGACCTGAAGCCCGTTGCAGACCGGGCCCAGATCTTCCTGAAGGCGGCCGACATGCTGAGTGGGCCTCACAGGGCGGAGGTCCTAGCCAAGACCATGCTGGGACAG GGTAAGACGGTGATCCAAGCGGAGATTGACGCGGCGGCGGAGCTCATCGACTTCCTCCGGTTCAACGCCAAGTTTGCCGTGGAGCTAGAGGGGCAGCAGCCGCTCAGCGTGCCGCCCAGCACCAACAGCGTCGTGTACCGGGGGCTGGAG ggctTCGTGGCGGCTATCTCCCCCTTTAACTTCACGGCGATCGGCGGCAACCTGGCGGGGGCCCCGGCCCTGATG GGCAACGTGGTCCTCTGGAAGCCCAGCGACACGGCCATGCTGGCCAGCTATGCTGTCTACCGCATCTTCCGGGAGGCTGGCCTGCCCCCCAATATCATCCAGTTTGTGCCAGCTGACGGGCCCACGTTTGGTGACACCGTCACCAGCTCCGAGCACCTCTGCGGCATCAACTTCACAGGCAGCGTGCC CACCTTCAAACACCTGTGGAAGCAGGTGGCCCAGAACCTAGACCGGTTCCGCACCTTCCCACGCCTGGCCGGAG agTGCGGGGGCAAGAACTTCCACTTCGTGCACCGCTCGGCCGACGTGGGCAGCGTGGTGAGCGGGACCCTGCGCTCGGCCTTCGAGTATGGAGGCCAGAAGTGCTCAGCGTGCTCCCGCCTCTACGTGCCGCAGTCGCTGTGGCCACAGATCAAAGGGCGGCTGCTGGAGGAGCACGGCAGGATCAAAGTGGGCGAC CCAACAGAGGATTTCGGGACCTTCTTCTCCGCCGTGATTGATGCCAAG TCCTTCGGCCGCATCAAGAAGTGGCTGGAGCATGCCCGCTCCTCACCCAGCCTCACCATCCTGGCCGGGGGCAAGTGTGACGACTCTGTGGGCTACTTCGTGGAGCCCTGCATCGTCGAGAGCAAGGACCCTCAGGAGTCCATCATGAAGGAG GAGATCTTCGGGCCCGTGCTGACCGTGTACGTCTACCCCGACGACAAGTACAAGGAGACGCTGCGGCTGGTCGACAGCACCACCAGCTACGGCCTCACGGGGGCAGTGTTCGCCCAGGATAA GGACGTCGTCCGGGAGGCCACCACGATGCTGAGGAACACGGCCGGCAACTTCTACATCAACGACAAGTCCACCGGCTCTGTGGTGGGCCAGCAGCCCTTTGGGGGGGCCCGAGCCTCTG GAACCAATGACAAGCCGGGCGGGCCCCACTACATCCTGCGGTGGACGTCGCCCCAGGTCATCAAGGAGACCCACGAGCCTCTGGGCGATTGGCGCTACTCGTACATGCAGTGA